A single genomic interval of Nitrospirota bacterium harbors:
- a CDS encoding DegT/DnrJ/EryC1/StrS family aminotransferase: MSDVSSLKSATGPDTSSRARSGLTLRLSENPLKSKILPADPRACYLAHKAEIDRALHRVVNEGRYILGPEVERFENEFAAYLGARHAIGVGSGTEALHLALRALEVGRGDRVITVSHTAVATVAAIELAGATPLLVDIDPHSYTMDPKALEAALKTTRGAKAVVPVHLYGRPAALPEILSLSRQHGLKVIEDCSQSHGAEIEGRRTGTWGDAAVFSFYPTKNLGALGDAGAIVTNQGTVADRARLLREYGWKERYVSSIQGMNSRLDEIQAAVLRVKLGLLDRENDRRRAVASLYRRRLEGSQFGLPESQPKSTHVFHQYVIRTDRRDELRERLSREGIGTLVHYPVPIHLQPAYRDRIAMGGNGLANTEQACGDILSLPMHPHLSDEDAHRVVAALLG, translated from the coding sequence ATGTCGGACGTGTCCTCACTGAAGTCCGCGACCGGCCCCGATACATCATCGAGAGCACGATCGGGCTTGACCCTCCGTCTCTCTGAAAATCCCTTGAAATCGAAAATCCTCCCCGCCGATCCGCGCGCCTGCTACCTCGCCCACAAGGCGGAAATCGACCGGGCTCTCCACCGGGTCGTGAACGAGGGGCGGTATATTCTCGGCCCGGAAGTGGAGAGGTTCGAGAACGAATTTGCCGCCTATCTCGGAGCACGCCACGCCATCGGCGTCGGAAGCGGTACGGAGGCCCTCCACCTCGCCCTCCGTGCCCTCGAGGTTGGAAGGGGTGATCGCGTCATTACCGTCTCGCACACAGCCGTGGCCACGGTGGCCGCCATCGAGCTCGCCGGCGCGACACCCCTGCTCGTGGATATCGATCCCCACTCGTACACGATGGACCCGAAGGCCCTCGAGGCCGCGCTGAAAACAACCCGCGGGGCGAAGGCGGTAGTCCCCGTCCATCTCTACGGCCGGCCCGCGGCGCTCCCGGAAATCCTATCCCTCTCGCGCCAACACGGTTTGAAGGTCATTGAAGACTGCTCCCAATCCCACGGGGCGGAGATCGAAGGCCGGAGAACCGGAACGTGGGGGGATGCGGCCGTGTTCAGCTTTTATCCGACCAAGAACCTCGGCGCCCTCGGAGACGCCGGAGCCATCGTCACCAACCAGGGGACCGTGGCCGATCGCGCCCGCCTGCTCCGGGAATACGGCTGGAAAGAACGCTACGTAAGCTCCATTCAAGGGATGAACAGCCGGCTTGACGAAATCCAAGCCGCCGTGCTCCGGGTCAAACTCGGCCTCCTCGATAGGGAAAATGACCGTCGGCGGGCCGTCGCCTCCCTGTACCGCCGGCGACTCGAAGGTTCCCAGTTCGGCCTGCCTGAATCCCAGCCGAAGAGCACCCATGTCTTCCACCAGTACGTCATCCGGACCGACCGGAGGGATGAGCTTCGTGAACGGCTTTCCCGAGAGGGCATCGGCACCCTCGTCCATTATCCGGTGCCCATCCACCTGCAGCCTGCCTATCGCGACCGCATTGCGATGGGCGGAAACGGGCTCGCCAACACCGAGCAAGCCTGCGGAGACATTCTGAGCCTGCCCATGCATCCACATCTTTCCGATGAAGATGCGCACCGCGTCGTCGCCGCTCTCCTCGGCTGA
- a CDS encoding glycosyltransferase family 2 protein, whose amino-acid sequence MRRNADVPLVSIVLSFRNEEDVLPELVYRLTTVLEAQRVDHELIFVNDTSTDRSAEILRDRTTTDHRIKVINMARRCGVSECVLAGMTYAAGDAVVYMDADLQDPPEVIPKLIEAWRGGAEVVNTVRTIREGEPRYKLFLTKVAYRLIRSVSVEQRIESETGDFKLISRRVRDHLLSLKERHPYLRGLIPWIGYKQVSVEYERLARAGGVTHFSIFRYLLRDLATLNGPSGMLLRGITSFSILPLVLFLFLGAAVCTGALLALLVLGIGVLMGHPWPGSAGLALSLTFLGGIQLVGIGTLGLYLGRVYHDVRGRPAFIVESTINIDSSVAPSP is encoded by the coding sequence ATGCGGCGCAACGCCGACGTCCCGCTCGTTTCCATTGTCCTCTCGTTCCGGAACGAAGAGGATGTCCTTCCCGAACTGGTCTACCGCCTCACGACCGTCCTGGAAGCCCAGCGCGTGGATCACGAACTCATCTTCGTCAATGACACGTCCACGGATCGCTCCGCGGAAATTCTGAGGGACCGGACCACCACCGATCATCGCATCAAAGTCATCAACATGGCCCGCCGCTGCGGGGTATCCGAATGCGTCCTGGCGGGCATGACGTATGCCGCCGGTGACGCGGTCGTCTACATGGATGCGGATCTCCAAGATCCTCCCGAGGTCATCCCCAAGTTGATTGAGGCCTGGCGGGGAGGGGCCGAGGTGGTGAACACCGTGCGCACCATCCGGGAGGGGGAGCCCCGATACAAACTCTTCCTCACGAAAGTCGCCTACCGGTTGATTCGCTCCGTTTCCGTGGAGCAGCGCATCGAGAGCGAAACCGGGGACTTCAAACTGATTTCCCGTCGGGTGCGTGACCATCTCCTGTCACTTAAGGAGCGACATCCCTACCTGCGCGGCCTCATCCCCTGGATTGGATACAAACAGGTTTCGGTGGAGTATGAACGGCTGGCCCGGGCAGGCGGAGTGACCCATTTCTCCATCTTCCGGTATCTGCTGAGGGACTTGGCCACGCTGAACGGTCCCTCCGGAATGCTCCTGAGGGGCATTACGTCCTTTTCCATCCTTCCGCTCGTCCTTTTTCTGTTCTTGGGAGCGGCGGTCTGTACCGGCGCGCTTCTGGCCCTCCTTGTTTTGGGGATCGGAGTCCTCATGGGCCACCCTTGGCCCGGCTCGGCAGGCTTGGCCCTCAGCCTGACCTTTCTCGGCGGCATTCAACTCGTGGGTATCGGAACCCTCGGTCTCTACCTCGGCCGGGTCTACCATGACGTTCGCGGCCGGCCCGCCTTCATCGTGGAAAGCACGATCAACATCGACAGCAGCGTCGCGCCCTCTCCATGA
- a CDS encoding cobalamin B12-binding domain-containing protein yields the protein MAKKPQLDLLLIHPGNRQRIYQVLGRKLSSVEPPVWAGLMATYVRRKGYSVSLIDTEAEGLSPEQAAGAVADAAPLLVAIVVYGHQPSASTQNMSEALDLAAAIKQRTPEQKLLLVGGHVAALPEQTLKDSAADFVSSGEGPATLSSLLEALKSVSPNLGKVAGLLYRDNAELRWGPPSPLIQELDAEMPGIAWDLLPMKKYRAHNWHALGHPSRQPYASVYTTLGCPYHCTFCCIQAPFKSGEKFLGYKDSTNTYRYWSPKTVVDQLELLAKDYGVQHVKFADEMFVLNKKHVEPICDMMIERGLNLNIWAYARVDTVRDGMVEKLKKAGIHWLAFGIESANERVRDEARKGYDQEDIFETLNKVWDAGIHVIGNYIFGLPEDDLKSMQETLDLAMELNCEFGNFYAAMAYPGSQLYKTALQEKWPLPEKWSGYSQHAEDSLPLPTKHLSASEVLRFRDHAFHAYFQNPKYLDMVSRKFGSAAVEHIHSMAAHKLVRRFA from the coding sequence GTGGCCAAAAAGCCGCAACTCGATCTCCTCCTCATTCATCCGGGAAACCGGCAGCGAATCTACCAAGTCTTGGGCCGGAAGCTGTCGTCCGTCGAGCCGCCGGTCTGGGCGGGCCTGATGGCCACCTACGTGCGGCGGAAAGGATACAGCGTCTCGCTGATCGATACCGAGGCCGAGGGCCTTTCGCCGGAACAGGCGGCAGGGGCGGTCGCGGACGCCGCTCCCCTTCTCGTGGCCATTGTGGTGTACGGCCACCAGCCCTCCGCCTCCACGCAAAACATGTCCGAGGCCCTCGATCTGGCCGCGGCGATCAAGCAGAGAACCCCGGAACAGAAACTTCTGCTGGTCGGCGGTCATGTCGCCGCGCTCCCTGAACAAACACTGAAAGATAGCGCCGCCGATTTCGTTTCGAGCGGTGAAGGCCCGGCCACCCTGTCTTCCCTCCTGGAGGCGCTCAAATCCGTATCGCCGAACCTCGGCAAAGTTGCCGGCCTCCTTTACCGGGACAACGCTGAATTGCGGTGGGGACCGCCCTCTCCCCTGATCCAAGAGCTGGATGCCGAGATGCCGGGAATTGCCTGGGACCTCCTCCCGATGAAGAAGTACCGGGCCCACAACTGGCACGCCCTCGGGCATCCCTCCCGGCAGCCCTACGCCTCCGTCTATACCACGCTCGGATGCCCCTATCACTGCACGTTCTGCTGCATCCAGGCCCCCTTCAAGAGCGGCGAGAAGTTCCTCGGGTACAAGGATTCCACCAATACCTATCGCTATTGGAGCCCCAAGACCGTCGTCGACCAACTGGAACTGTTGGCAAAGGACTACGGTGTGCAACACGTCAAGTTCGCCGACGAAATGTTTGTTCTCAACAAGAAGCACGTGGAACCGATCTGCGACATGATGATCGAACGCGGCCTCAACCTGAATATCTGGGCCTACGCCCGCGTGGACACTGTGCGGGATGGGATGGTCGAGAAACTGAAGAAGGCCGGAATCCATTGGCTGGCGTTCGGCATAGAATCGGCCAACGAGCGCGTGCGGGATGAGGCGCGCAAAGGCTATGATCAGGAAGACATCTTCGAAACCCTCAATAAAGTGTGGGACGCCGGGATTCATGTCATCGGGAACTACATCTTCGGCCTCCCGGAGGACGATCTGAAGAGCATGCAGGAGACGCTCGACCTGGCGATGGAACTCAATTGCGAATTCGGAAACTTCTACGCCGCCATGGCCTATCCCGGATCCCAACTCTACAAAACAGCCCTTCAGGAGAAGTGGCCGCTGCCGGAGAAATGGTCGGGGTACTCCCAGCACGCCGAGGACTCACTCCCGCTGCCGACGAAGCACCTCTCTGCGTCGGAGGTCCTCCGTTTCCGCGACCACGCGTTCCATGCGTACTTCCAGAATCCAAAGTATCTGGACATGGTGAGCCGCAAATTCGGTTCGGCGGCCGTCGAACATATTCACTCCATGGCCGCGCACAAACTCGTCCGCAGGTTTGCCTAG
- a CDS encoding glycosyltransferase family 2 protein, whose translation MRDPSPFSLSVVFSFRNEQAVIPELIRRVEAALDPLTPHYELIFVNDASTDGSLDLLAERHHEDPHIKVITMSRRFGVYECLFAGLNHARGDAVIIMDADLQDPPEVIPDMVKRWREGADVVYTTRLSREGEPMAKMALTKLAYRTLRWASTIDLPVDSGDFKLLSRKVVAEFGKLGEKDPYFRGMVSWVGFRHAQVHYHREKRYAGKTQRSLFGGEPIKVFLAALASFSNLPLHLPLISGGVLFLAGLIHLAAIVRLVMVGGDPAAWSIIVCCLLLLTGIQVALLGLVALYVGRVLTEVRDRPRYIIESTIGLDPPSL comes from the coding sequence ATGAGGGACCCATCGCCGTTCTCCCTCTCGGTGGTCTTCTCATTCCGCAATGAGCAGGCCGTCATCCCTGAGCTGATTCGAAGAGTCGAGGCGGCCCTCGATCCCCTCACGCCCCATTACGAGCTGATCTTCGTGAACGATGCGTCGACCGACGGCTCCCTGGATCTTCTGGCGGAAAGACACCATGAAGATCCCCACATCAAGGTGATCACCATGTCGCGTCGTTTCGGCGTCTACGAGTGTCTCTTCGCCGGCCTCAACCACGCGCGGGGAGACGCGGTCATCATCATGGATGCCGATCTTCAAGACCCGCCGGAGGTCATCCCTGACATGGTCAAGCGGTGGAGGGAAGGGGCGGACGTCGTCTACACCACCCGGCTCTCCCGCGAGGGCGAGCCGATGGCGAAGATGGCCCTGACGAAACTCGCCTACCGAACGCTTCGGTGGGCCTCCACGATCGACCTACCGGTCGATTCGGGTGATTTCAAACTGCTTTCACGCAAGGTCGTCGCCGAATTCGGGAAGCTGGGAGAGAAAGACCCCTATTTCCGGGGGATGGTGAGCTGGGTGGGATTCAGGCATGCGCAGGTCCACTACCACAGGGAGAAACGCTATGCCGGGAAGACCCAGCGGTCTCTGTTCGGTGGGGAGCCGATCAAAGTGTTCCTCGCCGCGCTGGCTTCCTTTTCCAATCTCCCGTTGCACCTGCCGCTCATTTCCGGCGGAGTCTTGTTTCTGGCCGGCTTGATCCATCTGGCCGCCATCGTCCGGCTCGTGATGGTCGGCGGTGATCCCGCGGCCTGGTCCATCATCGTATGCTGCCTCCTGCTCCTCACGGGGATTCAGGTCGCCCTTCTGGGCCTCGTCGCCCTCTATGTCGGACGTGTCCTCACTGAAGTCCGCGACCGGCCCCGATACATCATCGAGAGCACGATCGGGCTTGACCCTCCGTCTCTCTGA